One segment of Apus apus isolate bApuApu2 chromosome 1, bApuApu2.pri.cur, whole genome shotgun sequence DNA contains the following:
- the YARS2 gene encoding tyrosine--tRNA ligase, mitochondrial, with translation MAAPALAGRCGGLRRALLRAPLLPLPLRRRAHQQPRRARGAGGLLAAQCERGLFQEVFPEQSAEEQLPGLLEPGRPPLAAYCGFDPSADSLHVGHLLPLMALLHFQRAGHDVIAVVGGATARLGDPSGRERAREPPPAERVRAHARGLRGGLERLFRNHRELFWGGEGGGRLGRALLLDNASWLGRQPLLEFLGGAGGRLRMGTLLSRQSCQARLRSAEGMSLAEFLYPALQAYDFLHLHQHHGCRVQVGGADQMGNIMSGYELVTKMTGTDVFGITVPLITSTTGDKLGKTAGNAVWLNRDKTSPFELYQFFVRQQDNVVEKYLKLFTFLPLEEIDHVMEMHAREPEKWGPQKRLAAEVTKLVHGREGLESAKRCTKALYYSNLEALEAMSDEELQELFRQAPSAELMLEPGMSILDLCRKANAIPDGPSGYQKITNGGVSINGIRVTNPETVLILGQHILKNGVSLLRIGKKNYYIIKWLQL, from the exons ATGGCGGCGCCCGCGCTGGCCGGGCGGTGCGGCGGCCTGCGCCGAGCCCTGCTCCGGGCCCCGctgctcccgctcccgctccgGCGCCGAGCCCACCAGCAGCcgcggcgggcccggggcgCCGGAGGCCTGCTGGCGGCGCAGTGCGAGCGCGGCCTCTTCCAGGAGGTGTTCCCGGAGCAGAGCGCGGAGGAGCAGCTGCCGGGGCTGCTGGAGCCGGGCCGCCCGCCCCTCGCCGCCTACTGCGGCTTCGACCCCTCGGCCGACTCGCTGCACGTCGGGCACCTGCTGCCGCTCATGGCGCTGCTCCACTTCCAGCGCGCGGGGCACGACGTCATCGCCGTGGTGGGCGGGGCCACCGCGCGGCTGGGCGACCCCAGCGGCCGGGAGCGCGCGCGGGAGCCGCCGCCGGCCGAGCGGGTGCGGGCGCACGCGCGGGGGTTGCGGGGCGGGCTGGAGCGGCTGTTCCGGAACCACCGGGAGCTGTTCTGGggcggggagggcggcgggAGGCTGGGCCGGGCCCTGCTGCTGGACAACGCCAGCTGGCTGGGCCGGCAGCCGCTGCTCGAGTTcctcggcggggcgggcgggcggctgcGGATGGGCACGCTGCTGAGCCggcagagctgccaggcccGGCTGCGCAGCGCCGAGGGCATGAGCCTGGCCGAGTTCCTGTACCCGGCGCTGCAGGCCTACGACTTCCTGcacctccaccagcaccacgGCTGCCGCGTCCAGGTGGGGGGAGCCGACCAGATGGGCAACATCATGTCTGGCTACGAGCTCGTCACCAA AATGACAGGAACAGATGTGTTTGGAATTACTGTACCTCTTATTACCAGCACTACGGGAGATAAACTGGGAAAGACTGCTGGCAATGCAGTTTGGCTGAACAGAGATAAAACTTCTCCATTTGAGCTGTATCAGTTTTTTGTCAGACAACAAGATAACGTAGTTGAAAA ATACCTGAAACTCTTCACCTTCCTTCCTCTTGAGGAGATTGATCACGTCATGGAAATGCATGCTAGAGAACCTGAGAAATGGGGCCCCCAGAAGCGACTTGCTGCAGAAGTAACCAAGCTTGTTCATGGTAGAGAGGGGCTAGAATCTGCTAAGAG GTGCACCAAGGCCCTTTATTACAGCAACTTGGAAGCTCTCGAAGCTATGTCTGACGAGGAGTTACAGGAACTTTTTAGACAAGCTCCTTCAGCTGAATTGATGCTTGAACCTGGAATGAGTATTCTTGACTTGTGTCGCAAAGCAAATGCCATTCCAGATGGACCCAGTGG gtaCCAGAAAATTACAAATGGTGGAGTTTCAATAAATGGGATTCGAGTAACAAATCCTGAGACTGTTCTTATTCTCGGACAGCATATTCTCAAGAATGGAGTATCATTGCTTAggattggaaagaaaaattactacATCATAAAATGGCTGCAGTTGTGA